The following are encoded together in the Xanthomonas vesicatoria ATCC 35937 genome:
- a CDS encoding YciI family protein: protein MWYVIEGYDGADALDARQQARPAHLARLQALAAAGRLLVAGPCPAIDAEDPGPAGFSGSVVIAEFDALEEARAWADADPYVAAGVYVRTDVRPFRRVLP, encoded by the coding sequence GTGTGGTACGTAATCGAAGGGTATGACGGGGCCGATGCACTGGACGCGCGGCAGCAGGCGCGACCGGCACATCTGGCACGCCTGCAGGCGCTGGCTGCGGCTGGGCGGTTGCTGGTGGCAGGCCCGTGCCCGGCTATCGACGCCGAGGATCCGGGTCCGGCCGGTTTCAGCGGAAGCGTGGTGATTGCCGAGTTCGACGCACTGGAAGAGGCACGTGCCTGGGCCGATGCCGATCCCTATGTGGCCGCTGGCGTCTACGTGCGCACCGACGTCCGGCCGTTCCGCCGGGTGCTGCCATGA
- a CDS encoding TonB-dependent receptor, whose protein sequence is MRHHHPHSARPARKLLSCALASCLLLGAAPAFAQSTAATIRGQVSVDSAPAAQAQVTATNLATGLTRTVQVNNGSYSVGGLPPGSYRIDVTANGETSSQNVTVQVGQTATLNLGVGGEPATTEGGNATTLDAVQVKAPPVLVETRTSENATYISNVQIQNLPRATRNFLELADTVPNVQFTRDANGTTKVRSGATSAEGTNVYIDGVSQKNYVLTGGVAGQDSSRGNPFPQSAIGEYKVITSNYKAEFDQVSGAAIVASSKSGTNDFHGSFFWDTSNDGWREESPLEKKAGVRDDFEETQYGATFSGPILKDKAHFFIAYEAKEYTTPNVVIPGSIYSDRVDQLPAQLQPLVATYSTPFKEDLYFGKIDWTIGDNNLFELTGKYRKEDELNDVGQTSTYEHGSVNGQEEKRANLRWQYSGANFLNEANLSYESAFWNQAPLNNGSGYVLSYTPVRGNETDVLAAGAGSSFQRKGQKGWTFQDDLTLNSLEWHGAHTVKMGVKFKSIDLDSTQFNPANPQYYYNILTDVETPYRVRFGAPLTEGGGSVVSKNKQYGIYLQDDWEVNEHWTLNLGVRYDYEETPAFLDFVTPSDVAGALQNWPNLQNANYNINNFISTGNNRKAFKNAWQPRLGASYDLFGDQAHVIYGGAGRAYDRNIFDYLALEQLNNSFKSYSYYFTSANNPACLGDPCTAWNPSFASQEGLDALAATSAGGGGREIYLIDNNIKTPYSDQFSIGMRNMVPLWGQDWFTDVTLSRIESHDGFAFVRGNRLPNGAFFQPGTTSGVPTDGPDGYSAIVLGTNGVETRNNQLALQVEKPFDEESGWGLTVAYTYSDAKENRQFGEHYALDRERIEDYGWREAGGIPKNRLVVTGIYELPYEVKLSGKLSLASQTARYGQNCLAGNDQCDIIQFKPDGTLGYKEFSIAANKEWDTGAGVKFNVRADILNVFNWVNYANFNGDTGTLDDLNTAYGTPTGVLASPMRTFRLAFGLNW, encoded by the coding sequence ATGCGCCACCACCACCCCCATTCCGCCCGTCCGGCGCGCAAGCTCCTCAGCTGCGCCCTGGCCAGCTGCCTGCTGCTAGGCGCCGCACCTGCATTTGCGCAGAGCACTGCCGCAACCATCCGCGGCCAGGTTAGCGTCGACTCGGCGCCCGCGGCGCAGGCCCAGGTGACTGCGACCAATCTCGCGACCGGCCTGACCCGCACCGTGCAAGTCAACAACGGCAGTTACTCGGTCGGCGGCCTGCCGCCGGGTTCGTACCGCATCGACGTCACCGCCAACGGCGAGACCAGCTCGCAGAACGTCACCGTGCAGGTCGGCCAGACCGCGACCCTGAACCTGGGCGTCGGCGGCGAGCCGGCCACGACCGAAGGTGGTAACGCCACCACGCTGGACGCCGTGCAGGTCAAGGCGCCGCCGGTGCTGGTGGAGACGCGCACCTCCGAGAACGCCACGTACATTTCCAATGTGCAGATCCAGAACCTGCCGCGTGCCACGCGCAACTTCCTGGAGCTGGCCGACACCGTGCCGAACGTGCAGTTCACCCGCGACGCCAACGGCACCACCAAGGTGCGCTCGGGCGCGACCTCGGCCGAAGGCACCAACGTCTATATCGATGGCGTGAGCCAGAAGAACTACGTGCTGACCGGCGGCGTCGCTGGCCAGGATTCCAGCCGTGGCAATCCGTTCCCGCAGTCGGCGATCGGCGAATACAAGGTCATCACCTCCAACTACAAGGCCGAGTTCGACCAGGTCAGCGGCGCGGCCATCGTGGCTTCGTCCAAGTCCGGCACCAACGATTTCCACGGCAGCTTCTTCTGGGATACCAGCAATGATGGCTGGCGCGAAGAAAGCCCGCTGGAGAAGAAGGCCGGCGTGCGCGATGACTTCGAGGAAACCCAGTACGGCGCCACCTTCAGCGGCCCGATCCTCAAGGACAAGGCGCACTTCTTCATCGCCTATGAAGCCAAGGAATACACCACCCCCAACGTGGTGATCCCCGGCTCGATCTATTCCGACCGCGTGGACCAGTTGCCGGCACAGCTGCAGCCGCTGGTGGCCACCTACAGCACCCCGTTCAAGGAAGACCTGTACTTCGGCAAGATCGACTGGACCATCGGCGACAACAACCTGTTCGAACTGACCGGCAAGTACCGCAAGGAAGACGAGCTCAACGACGTCGGCCAGACCTCGACCTATGAGCACGGCAGCGTCAACGGCCAGGAAGAAAAGCGCGCCAACCTGCGCTGGCAGTACAGCGGTGCCAACTTCCTCAACGAAGCCAACCTGAGCTACGAGAGTGCGTTCTGGAACCAGGCGCCGCTCAACAACGGCAGCGGATACGTGCTGAGCTACACGCCGGTGCGCGGTAACGAGACCGACGTGCTGGCCGCCGGTGCCGGCAGCAGCTTCCAGCGCAAGGGCCAGAAAGGCTGGACGTTCCAGGACGATCTGACCTTGAACAGCCTGGAATGGCACGGCGCGCACACCGTCAAGATGGGCGTGAAGTTCAAGAGCATCGATCTGGACTCGACCCAGTTCAACCCGGCCAATCCGCAGTACTACTACAACATCCTTACCGATGTCGAAACGCCGTACCGCGTGCGCTTTGGCGCGCCATTGACCGAAGGTGGCGGCTCGGTGGTATCCAAGAACAAGCAGTACGGTATCTATCTGCAGGACGACTGGGAGGTCAACGAGCACTGGACCCTCAACCTGGGCGTGCGCTATGACTACGAAGAAACCCCGGCATTCCTGGACTTCGTCACGCCGTCCGATGTGGCCGGTGCGTTGCAGAACTGGCCCAACCTGCAAAACGCCAACTACAACATCAACAACTTCATCAGCACCGGCAACAACCGCAAGGCGTTCAAGAATGCCTGGCAGCCGCGCCTGGGTGCCTCGTACGACCTGTTCGGCGACCAGGCCCACGTGATCTACGGTGGCGCCGGCCGTGCCTACGACCGCAACATCTTCGATTACCTGGCCCTGGAGCAGCTCAACAACTCCTTCAAGTCCTATAGCTACTACTTCACCAGCGCCAACAACCCGGCCTGCCTGGGCGACCCGTGCACGGCATGGAATCCGTCCTTCGCCAGCCAGGAAGGGCTCGATGCGCTGGCGGCGACCAGCGCCGGCGGCGGCGGGCGTGAAATCTATCTGATCGACAACAACATCAAGACCCCGTACTCCGATCAATTCAGCATCGGCATGCGCAACATGGTGCCGCTGTGGGGCCAGGACTGGTTCACCGACGTGACCCTGAGCCGCATCGAGAGCCATGACGGCTTTGCGTTCGTGCGCGGCAACCGCCTGCCGAACGGCGCGTTCTTCCAGCCCGGCACCACCTCGGGCGTACCCACCGACGGACCGGACGGCTATAGCGCCATCGTGCTCGGCACCAATGGGGTGGAGACCCGCAACAACCAACTCGCGTTGCAGGTCGAAAAGCCCTTCGATGAAGAATCCGGTTGGGGCCTGACGGTGGCCTACACCTATTCCGATGCCAAGGAAAACCGCCAGTTCGGCGAGCATTACGCATTGGATCGCGAGCGCATCGAAGATTACGGCTGGCGCGAGGCCGGCGGCATCCCGAAGAACCGCCTGGTGGTCACCGGCATCTACGAGCTGCCCTACGAGGTCAAGCTGTCCGGCAAGTTGTCGCTGGCAAGCCAGACCGCGCGCTATGGTCAAAATTGCCTTGCCGGCAACGACCAGTGCGACATCATCCAGTTCAAGCCGGATGGCACGTTGGGCTACAAGGAGTTCAGCATTGCCGCCAACAAAGAATGGGATACCGGTGCAGGTGTCAAATTCAATGTGCGTGCGGATATCCTCAACGTGTTCAATTGGGTGAACTACGCCAACTTTAACGGCGATACCGGGACACTAGACGACTTGAACACGGCTTACGGCACACCGACCGGTGTGCTGGCGTCGCCGATGCGTACCTTCCGTCTGGCCTTTGGCCTGAACTGGTGA
- a CDS encoding BolA family protein: protein MSRVERIRDALQSALAPTELDVVDDSHRHAGHAGARDGRGHFNVRVVSAVFAGKPPLARHRAVYAAVGEMMQTDIHALSIEAIAPGEAG from the coding sequence ATGAGCCGGGTCGAGCGGATTCGCGACGCGCTGCAATCGGCGTTGGCGCCTACTGAGCTGGACGTGGTGGACGACAGTCACCGGCATGCCGGCCACGCCGGTGCCCGTGATGGCCGCGGCCATTTCAATGTGCGCGTGGTCAGCGCCGTCTTCGCCGGCAAGCCGCCGCTAGCGCGCCACCGGGCGGTCTATGCCGCGGTTGGGGAGATGATGCAGACCGACATCCATGCCTTGTCGATCGAGGCAATCGCACCGGGCGAGGCGGGGTAG
- a CDS encoding LacI family DNA-binding transcriptional regulator → MAKGAVTIKDVAREAQVSVATVSRALNGHDNVAGPVRQQVMDVAERLRYSPHAAARSLSSRRSQTLGVVLPDLYGEFFSELIRGIDGAARAAGQHLLVSSYHGDPEAQGRALRSMRGRVDGLLVLSPYAEQPGFLTDNLPQSLPTVLINAHLPGAGYPVLSIDDHAGAMAMTEHLLRAGHRRIAFIGGPALNFDARERLRGFRDAIAGFGDQAQGIEYAGDFDEASGHRAGLAMLAAGTLPDAVFAANDMTALGCLYAFAQAEVSVPGNVALAGFDDIPLARFVHPALTTMRVSIARLGEQAMSRLMRLVELPGHDDGIRQLLTPELVIRASCGAGEPGP, encoded by the coding sequence ATGGCCAAGGGTGCGGTCACCATCAAAGATGTGGCGCGGGAGGCACAGGTCTCTGTGGCCACCGTGTCGCGTGCGCTCAACGGACATGACAACGTCGCCGGGCCAGTGCGCCAGCAGGTCATGGACGTGGCCGAGCGGCTGCGATACAGCCCGCATGCGGCTGCCCGCAGCCTGAGCAGCCGGCGTTCCCAGACCCTGGGTGTGGTGCTGCCGGACCTGTATGGCGAGTTCTTTTCCGAATTGATCCGCGGCATCGACGGTGCCGCGCGTGCCGCCGGTCAGCACCTGCTGGTGTCCAGTTATCACGGCGACCCGGAGGCGCAGGGTAGGGCGCTGCGGTCCATGCGCGGGCGCGTAGACGGCTTGCTGGTGCTCTCTCCCTACGCCGAGCAGCCGGGATTTCTTACCGACAATCTGCCGCAGTCGCTGCCGACGGTGCTGATCAATGCGCATCTGCCCGGCGCCGGTTATCCAGTGCTGAGCATCGATGACCATGCCGGTGCCATGGCCATGACCGAGCACCTGTTGCGTGCCGGCCACCGGCGCATCGCTTTTATCGGAGGGCCGGCGCTCAATTTCGATGCGCGCGAACGCCTGCGCGGTTTCCGCGACGCGATTGCCGGTTTCGGCGACCAGGCGCAGGGGATCGAATACGCCGGCGACTTCGACGAAGCCTCCGGTCACCGTGCCGGACTGGCAATGCTGGCCGCCGGGACCTTGCCCGATGCGGTATTTGCCGCCAACGACATGACCGCGCTCGGCTGCCTGTACGCATTTGCGCAGGCCGAGGTGTCGGTGCCTGGCAATGTGGCATTGGCCGGGTTCGACGACATCCCGCTGGCACGCTTCGTCCATCCGGCGCTGACCACCATGCGGGTCAGCATCGCGCGCCTGGGCGAGCAGGCGATGTCCCGATTGATGCGGCTGGTGGAACTGCCCGGCCATGACGACGGTATCCGCCAATTGCTCACGCCCGAGCTGGTGATACGTGCTTCCTGCGGTGCCGGCGAGCCCGGCCCCTGA
- a CDS encoding segregation and condensation protein A yields the protein MNSELAHVATPPAASAHPQQQEMPLAVVHGQPVLQIPQDLYIPPDALEVILDAFEGPLDLLLYLIRRQNLDILDIPVAEITRQYVDYINVMQELRFELAAEYLVMAAILAEIKSRMLLPRPPSQEGEEEDPRAELVRRLQEYERFKQAAEDLDTLPRMGRDSAPVQAHLPERAAVKLPPPVELKEMLMALYDVLKRAELFTGHAIKREALSVRQRMGDVLSRLDDGKFYRFESLFTAEEGKLGVLVTFLALLELAKEQLLDIVQEAPLAPIYVKSLALGNTNAPLQFSSEFDDSDAANEPI from the coding sequence ATGAATTCCGAACTCGCGCACGTCGCGACTCCGCCAGCCGCAAGCGCTCACCCACAGCAGCAGGAAATGCCGCTGGCGGTGGTGCATGGGCAACCAGTGCTGCAGATCCCGCAGGATCTGTATATCCCGCCGGATGCGCTGGAAGTGATTCTGGATGCGTTCGAAGGCCCGCTGGACTTATTGCTGTACCTGATCCGCCGTCAGAACCTGGACATCCTGGATATCCCCGTCGCCGAGATCACCCGGCAGTACGTGGACTACATCAATGTGATGCAGGAGCTGCGCTTCGAACTGGCAGCCGAATATCTGGTGATGGCTGCGATTCTGGCCGAGATCAAATCGCGCATGCTGTTGCCGCGGCCACCCAGTCAGGAAGGCGAAGAAGAAGACCCGCGCGCAGAGCTGGTGCGCCGCTTGCAGGAATACGAGCGTTTCAAGCAGGCCGCCGAAGACTTGGACACACTGCCCCGCATGGGCCGCGACAGCGCTCCGGTGCAGGCGCATCTGCCCGAGCGCGCAGCGGTCAAGCTGCCGCCGCCGGTGGAATTGAAAGAAATGCTGATGGCGCTGTACGACGTGCTCAAGCGCGCTGAGCTGTTCACCGGTCATGCGATCAAGCGCGAGGCGTTGAGTGTGCGCCAGCGCATGGGCGATGTGCTGAGCCGCCTGGACGACGGAAAGTTCTACCGCTTCGAATCGCTGTTCACGGCCGAAGAAGGCAAGCTCGGCGTGCTGGTCACCTTTTTGGCGCTGCTCGAATTGGCCAAGGAGCAGTTGCTGGACATCGTGCAGGAAGCGCCGCTGGCGCCGATCTACGTGAAGTCGCTGGCGTTGGGCAACACCAATGCGCCGCTGCAATTCTCCAGCGAATTCGATGACAGCGATGCTGCCAACGAACCTATCTGA